One window from the genome of Nicotiana tomentosiformis chromosome 5, ASM39032v3, whole genome shotgun sequence encodes:
- the LOC104100851 gene encoding nucleobase-ascorbate transporter 11 yields MEGGSNSKMKEKKDRQKDQNPKIEPFVPKKGHDPRELKSWAKRTGFVSTTFSGDTERANSLSRRDFTNGRDPNVRNDNAGFDLERGVVNKTETVSPKIELDPILGRARNRGVEIEPVLGEGLGNGTRRGENLGRRIEMEPILRAHNEDRKDGLNENGNGNNSANGAVNGNGHIETRKDDVNVDEEVGYPDGEDPSYGGWHKSPPIKCGLRENPGLVPLMYYGLQHYLSLAGSLIFIPLIIVPTMGGSDKDTANVVSTMLLVSGLTTILHSYFGTRLPLVQGSSFVYLAPALVIMNSEEYRNLADHKFRYIMRELQGAIIVGSIFQSFLGYSGLMSLLLRFINPVVVAPTVAAVGLAFFSYGFPQAGSCVEISLPQILLLLIFTLYLRGISIFGHRVFRIYAVLVSVIIIWAYAFFLTTGGAYNFKGCSADIPSSNILIDACRKHADTMRHCRTDVSNAMRTAAWVRIPYPFQWGIPTFRLRTSIIMVIVSLVASVDSIGSYHSAAIRINLKPPTPGIVSRGIGLEGFCSVLAGLWGTGTGSTTLTENVHTINATKVANRRAVQLGAAFLILFSFVGKIGAILASIPQALAAAVLCFIWALIVALGLSTLQYTQNASSRNIIIVGVSLFFGLSIPAYFQQYAPETGLILPGYLIPYAAASNGPVHTGNAQFNFAMNALLSLNMVVTLLVAFILDNTVPGSRQERGVYVWSKAEDIMTDPSSLLDYSLPSRVARCFHWAKCVGT; encoded by the exons ATGGAAGGTGGGTCAAActcaaaaatgaaagaaaaaaaggaTAGACAAAAGGATCAAAACCCAAAGATTGAGCCTTTTGTACCAAAAAAGGGTCATGATCCTAGAGAGTTGAAATCTTGGGCTAAAAGAACTGGTTTTGTGTCAACAACTTTTTCTGGGGATACTGAAAGAGCTAATAGTTTAAGTAGGAGGGATTTTACTAATGGGAGAGATCCGAATGTGAGGAATGATAATGCTGGATTTGATTTAGAAAGAGGGGTGGTTAATAAAACTGAAACTGTATCTCCAAAGATTGAGCTTGATCCTATTTTGGGAAGAGCAAGAAATAGAGGGGTTGAAATTGAGCCAGTTTTGGGTGAGGGTTTAGGAAATGGAACAAgaagaggagagaatcttggaaGGAGAATTGAGATGGAGCCTATTTTGAGAGCTCATAATGAGGATAGGAAAGATGGTTTGAATGAGAATGGCAATGGTAATAATAGTGCTAATGGAGCTGTAAATGGGAATGGACATATAGAAACTAGGAAGGATGACGTCAACGTGGATGAAGAAGTGGGATATCCTGATGGTGAAGATCCTAGTTATGGAGGGTGGCATAAGTCTCCGCCGATAAAATGTGGACTAAGGGAAAATCCGGGACTTG TGCCTCTTATGTACTATGGGTTGCAGCACTATTTATCATTGGCTGGTTCACTTATTTTTATCCCTCTGATTATTGTTCCCACCATGGGTGGAAGTGAT AAAGATACCGCCAATGTGGTTTCCACGATGCTGCTAGTATCTGGCCTTACCACAATACTGCACTCATATTTTGGCACCCGTCTCCCTTTGGTTCAAGGGAGTTCATTTGTATATTTGGCGCCTGCATTAGTTATCATGAATTCCGAGGAGTACCGGAATCTTGCTGATCAT AAATTTAGGTACATAATGAGGGAGTTACAAGGAGCTATAATTGTTGGATCGATTTTCCAGAGCTTCTTGGGTTACAGTGGCTTGATGTCTCTTTTGCTACG TTTCATAAATCCAGTCGTGGTCGCACCAACAGTAGCTGCAGTGGGTTTAGCATTTTTTAGCTATGGCTTTCCTCAAGCTGGTAGTTGTGTAGAAATCAGCCTTCCTCAGATACTGCTTCTCCTTATTTTTACCTTG TACCTTCGAGGAATATCCATTTTTGGTCATCGTGTGTTTCGTATATATGCA GTCCTTGTTAGTGTTATAATCATTTGGGCATATGCTTTTTTCCTGACGACTGGCGGTGCATATAACTTTAAGGGTTGTAGCGCCGACATACCAAGTTCCAACATCCTTATTGATGCTTGCCGAAAGCATGCAGATACAATGAGGCACTGTAGGACTGATGTCTCCAATGCTATGAGAACCGCTGCTTGGGTCAGGATTCCTTACCCTTTCCAGTGGGGTATACCTACCTTTCGGTTACGGACTTCAATCATTATGGTCATTGTGTCACTAGTTGCTTCTGTTGACTCG ATTGGAAGTTATCACTCCGCAGCAATACGAATCAATTTGAAACCCCCAACCCCGGGTATAGTCAGCAGGGGGATTGGTCTGGAAGGTTTCTGTAGTGTATTAGCTGGACTTTGGGGAACGGGTACAGGGTCAACAACTTTGACAGAGAATGTACACACTATCAATGCAACCAAGGTAGCTAACCGAAGGGCTGTACAGCTTGGAGCTGCTTTCTTAATCCTGTTCTCCTTCGTAG GTAAAATTGGTGCTATTCTTGCTTCTATACCACAAGCGTTGGCGGCCGCGGTACTATGCTTTATATGGGCTCTTATTGTGGCTCTAGGTCTATCAACATTGCAGTACACCCAAAACGCAAGTTCCCGAAACATTATAATTGTTGGTGTATCGTTGTTCTTTGGTTTGTCGATCCCTGCTTATTTTCAGCAGTATGCACCAGAGACCGGCCTAATTTTGCCTGGATATTTAATTCCTTATGCAGCAGCATCCAATGGACCAGTCCACACCGGCAATGCACAA TTCAATTTTGCAATGAATGCACTTCTGTCGTTGAACATGGTGGTTACACTATTGGTGGCGTTCATATTAGATAACACGGTCCCTGGTAGCAGACAAGAACGAGGGGTATACGTTTGGTCAAAGGCTGAAGACATAATGACAGATCCTTCGTCCCTTTTAGACTACTCTTTACCAAGTAGAGTAGCAAGATGTTTCCATTGGGCCAAATGTGTGGGCACATGA
- the LOC104100850 gene encoding putative U-box domain-containing protein 50 isoform X2, translated as MVDLITGLRITKLVMSLTFMKSSSWKSRSAISGSFFVHRQKPEFCELFIICGGKLVFLRERNNEGLIEDDQGEMVANSRSKRQSFKDLVVKMFPENNSAKMKNSCDSPSSASNSSVDQWEKYKDEIENYMSQILSSNAEEIDDFIANENLQNSITEFVMADNLTLQEKREAVKIKFLEIKQTIQLSREEAKGHVRGHAKAQWATTLCTRRAEEIDGCINDEIARKADLKRELDATKEEISELHTEVEITTSRLNSILELQGELSNKLQLSSVARSRAEVKVEKVVKQRTDTLQEIEEYRKQRDVLRRRIEFCREKDAIGNATMLIKPSFEYKEFTAAEIRAATDGFSDRMRLKSGGDWTDVYKARLNHTSVAIKLYSSGDVDSADAFRAKVKLFSHMKHPHILSMIGFCSELRCIVFEYMHNGCLRDILFSSKRSSKRRNKCLNWQARICIAANVCTGLCYLHRAKPRPVAHGNLNPSKILLDRNNVANIHGFRTPLSFDKSDIRSDIRAYGNLVLQILTGRNWAGLVEEAIMMDQTKLIEVLDPMAGEWPLDIALELGRIGIKCLSIHEDKELNMTSLAREVEKVKKLADEIVANGECVVANDRNQDDEDSGEFPNFFLCPILQEVMKNPHVAADGFSYELEAIEEWLKTGRDTSPMTNLRLNDKLLTPNHSLRSLIEDLQKKRSISIR; from the exons aTGGTGGATTTGATCACTGGTCTTAGGATAACAAAATTGGTCATGTCATTGACTTTCATGAAGTCTTCATCATG GAAATCAAGAAGTGCAATAAGTGGATCATTTTTTGTGCATAGACAAAAGCCAGAATTCTGTGAATTATTTATAATATGTGGAGGGAAGTTGGTTTTTCTAAGGGAAAGAAATAATGAAGGATTAATCGAAGATGATCAAGGAGAAATGGTCGCAAATTCAAGATCAAAGAGGCAAAGTTTTAAAGATTTGGTTGTAAAAATGTTCCCTGAAAACAACAGTGCCAAAATGAAAAATTCATGTGATTCACCTTCTTCAGCAAGCAATAGCTCAGTTGATCAATGGGAAAAGTATAAAGATGAAATTGAGAATTACATGAGTCAAATATTATCTTCAAATGCAGAGGAAATTGATGATTTTATTGCAAATGAAAATCTCCAGAATAGCATTACAGAGTTTGTTATGGCTGATAATTTG ACTTTGCAAGAAAAGAGAGAAGCTGTGAAAATCAAGTTTCTGGAGATCAAACAAACAATACAACTAAGCAGAGAAGAAGCAAAAGGCCATGTTAGAGGACATGCTAAGGCTCAGTGGGCTACCACACTATGTACTAGAAGG GCTGAGGAAATTGATGGTTGCATAAATGATGAAATCGCGCGAAAGGCTGATCTAAAGAGGGAGTTAGATGCCACAAAAGAAGAGATCAGTGAACTTCATACTGAAGTTGAGATCACGACGAGTAGACTCAACTCAATTCTTGAACTACAAGGCGAGCTCTCAAACAAGCTGCAGCTATCTTCTGTGGCAAGATCACGTGCTGAGGTCAAAGTGGAAAAAGTAGTGAAGCAAAGAACAGATACACTTCAGGAAATTGAGGAGTATAGAAAGCAAAGAGATGTTCTACGACGAAGGATAGAGTTTTGTAGGGAAAAAGACGCGATAGGAAATGCTACAATGCTGATAAAACCGAGTTTTGAGTACAAGGAGTTCACTGCTGCAGAAATTAGAGCAGCTACAGATGGATTTTCGGATCGTATGAGGTTGAAATCTGGTGGTGATTGGACTGATGTGTATAAAGCTAGGCTTAATCACACATCAGTTGCAATTAAACTGTATAGTTCAGGTGATGTAGATTCTGCAGATGCCTTCCGAGCTAAG GTGAAGCTCTTCAGCCACATGAAGCATCCTCATATACTATCGATGATCGGATTTTGTTCTGAGCTAAGGTGCATTGTGTTTGAGTATATGCACAATGGCTGCTTAAGAGACATTCTCTTCTCAAGCAAGAGAAGCTCTAAAAGGAGAAACAAGTGTCTAAACTGGCAAGCTAGGATATGCATTGCAGCCAATGTTTGTACGGGCCTATGCTACCTTCATCGGGCAAAGCCGAGGCCCGTGGCTCATGGCAACCTCAACCCTTCAAAAATCCTTCTTGATCGTAATAATGTGGCGAACATCCATGGTTTTAGGACACCTTTGTCTTTTGATAAATCGGATATAAGATCAGATATCCGGGCTTATGGGAACTTAGTCTTACAGATTCTGACAGGGAGAAACTGGGCCGGGCTTGTCGAGGAGGCGATCATGATGGACCAGACTAAGCTTATTGAAGTACTTGATCCGATGGCCGGAGAGTGGCCATTGGATATAGCACTTGAGCTTGGAAGAATAGGAATAAAGTGTTTGTCTATTCATGAAGATAAGGAGTTAAACATGACTAGTTTGGCAAGAGAAGTAGAGAAAGTGAAGAAATTAGCTGATGAAATAGTAGCAAATGGTGAATGTGTTGTGGCAAATGACAGAAATCAAGATGATGAAGACTCAGGAGAGTTCCCTAATTTCTTCCTTTGCCCCATTTTGCAG GAAGTGATGAAGAATCCACATGTTGCAGCTGATGGATTTTCATATGAGCTAGAAGCCATAGAAGAATGGCTAAAAACTGGAAGAGATACATCACCAATGACAAATTTAAGGCTCAACGACAAGCTTCTCACACCTAATCATAGTTTACGGTCTCTAATCGAAGATTTGCAAAAGAAAAGATCAATTTCTATCAGATAG
- the LOC104100850 gene encoding putative U-box domain-containing protein 50 isoform X1 yields MAMELEVEKKVYVAINSNLHDGFLTLQWALKRWSSQSITIVILYASNNICKNFVITPMGKLPAGSVNEEKLKDLEKFEEAKNQKILWRYKVFCANVKVEAIKIEGYDESIQEIMVDLITGLRITKLVMSLTFMKSSSWKSRSAISGSFFVHRQKPEFCELFIICGGKLVFLRERNNEGLIEDDQGEMVANSRSKRQSFKDLVVKMFPENNSAKMKNSCDSPSSASNSSVDQWEKYKDEIENYMSQILSSNAEEIDDFIANENLQNSITEFVMADNLTLQEKREAVKIKFLEIKQTIQLSREEAKGHVRGHAKAQWATTLCTRRAEEIDGCINDEIARKADLKRELDATKEEISELHTEVEITTSRLNSILELQGELSNKLQLSSVARSRAEVKVEKVVKQRTDTLQEIEEYRKQRDVLRRRIEFCREKDAIGNATMLIKPSFEYKEFTAAEIRAATDGFSDRMRLKSGGDWTDVYKARLNHTSVAIKLYSSGDVDSADAFRAKVKLFSHMKHPHILSMIGFCSELRCIVFEYMHNGCLRDILFSSKRSSKRRNKCLNWQARICIAANVCTGLCYLHRAKPRPVAHGNLNPSKILLDRNNVANIHGFRTPLSFDKSDIRSDIRAYGNLVLQILTGRNWAGLVEEAIMMDQTKLIEVLDPMAGEWPLDIALELGRIGIKCLSIHEDKELNMTSLAREVEKVKKLADEIVANGECVVANDRNQDDEDSGEFPNFFLCPILQEVMKNPHVAADGFSYELEAIEEWLKTGRDTSPMTNLRLNDKLLTPNHSLRSLIEDLQKKRSISIR; encoded by the exons ATGGCTATGGAGTTGGAGGTGGAAAAGAAGGTTTATGTAGCAATTAATTCAAATCTTCATGATGGTTTTTTGACTTTACAATGGGCACTCAAAAGATGGTCTTCTCAATCAATCACAATTGTCATTCTTTATGCTTCTAATAACATATGTAAAAACTTTGTTATTACACCAA TGGGAAAGCTACCTGCAGGTTCAGTGAATGAAGAAAAACTGAAAGATCTTGAGAAGTTTGAAGAAGCAAAGAACCAAAAGATACTTTGGAGATACAAAGTTTTTTGTGCCAAT GTTAAAGTTGAAGCAATCAAGATTGAAGGATATGAtgaatcaattcaagaaattaTGGTGGATTTGATCACTGGTCTTAGGATAACAAAATTGGTCATGTCATTGACTTTCATGAAGTCTTCATCATG GAAATCAAGAAGTGCAATAAGTGGATCATTTTTTGTGCATAGACAAAAGCCAGAATTCTGTGAATTATTTATAATATGTGGAGGGAAGTTGGTTTTTCTAAGGGAAAGAAATAATGAAGGATTAATCGAAGATGATCAAGGAGAAATGGTCGCAAATTCAAGATCAAAGAGGCAAAGTTTTAAAGATTTGGTTGTAAAAATGTTCCCTGAAAACAACAGTGCCAAAATGAAAAATTCATGTGATTCACCTTCTTCAGCAAGCAATAGCTCAGTTGATCAATGGGAAAAGTATAAAGATGAAATTGAGAATTACATGAGTCAAATATTATCTTCAAATGCAGAGGAAATTGATGATTTTATTGCAAATGAAAATCTCCAGAATAGCATTACAGAGTTTGTTATGGCTGATAATTTG ACTTTGCAAGAAAAGAGAGAAGCTGTGAAAATCAAGTTTCTGGAGATCAAACAAACAATACAACTAAGCAGAGAAGAAGCAAAAGGCCATGTTAGAGGACATGCTAAGGCTCAGTGGGCTACCACACTATGTACTAGAAGG GCTGAGGAAATTGATGGTTGCATAAATGATGAAATCGCGCGAAAGGCTGATCTAAAGAGGGAGTTAGATGCCACAAAAGAAGAGATCAGTGAACTTCATACTGAAGTTGAGATCACGACGAGTAGACTCAACTCAATTCTTGAACTACAAGGCGAGCTCTCAAACAAGCTGCAGCTATCTTCTGTGGCAAGATCACGTGCTGAGGTCAAAGTGGAAAAAGTAGTGAAGCAAAGAACAGATACACTTCAGGAAATTGAGGAGTATAGAAAGCAAAGAGATGTTCTACGACGAAGGATAGAGTTTTGTAGGGAAAAAGACGCGATAGGAAATGCTACAATGCTGATAAAACCGAGTTTTGAGTACAAGGAGTTCACTGCTGCAGAAATTAGAGCAGCTACAGATGGATTTTCGGATCGTATGAGGTTGAAATCTGGTGGTGATTGGACTGATGTGTATAAAGCTAGGCTTAATCACACATCAGTTGCAATTAAACTGTATAGTTCAGGTGATGTAGATTCTGCAGATGCCTTCCGAGCTAAG GTGAAGCTCTTCAGCCACATGAAGCATCCTCATATACTATCGATGATCGGATTTTGTTCTGAGCTAAGGTGCATTGTGTTTGAGTATATGCACAATGGCTGCTTAAGAGACATTCTCTTCTCAAGCAAGAGAAGCTCTAAAAGGAGAAACAAGTGTCTAAACTGGCAAGCTAGGATATGCATTGCAGCCAATGTTTGTACGGGCCTATGCTACCTTCATCGGGCAAAGCCGAGGCCCGTGGCTCATGGCAACCTCAACCCTTCAAAAATCCTTCTTGATCGTAATAATGTGGCGAACATCCATGGTTTTAGGACACCTTTGTCTTTTGATAAATCGGATATAAGATCAGATATCCGGGCTTATGGGAACTTAGTCTTACAGATTCTGACAGGGAGAAACTGGGCCGGGCTTGTCGAGGAGGCGATCATGATGGACCAGACTAAGCTTATTGAAGTACTTGATCCGATGGCCGGAGAGTGGCCATTGGATATAGCACTTGAGCTTGGAAGAATAGGAATAAAGTGTTTGTCTATTCATGAAGATAAGGAGTTAAACATGACTAGTTTGGCAAGAGAAGTAGAGAAAGTGAAGAAATTAGCTGATGAAATAGTAGCAAATGGTGAATGTGTTGTGGCAAATGACAGAAATCAAGATGATGAAGACTCAGGAGAGTTCCCTAATTTCTTCCTTTGCCCCATTTTGCAG GAAGTGATGAAGAATCCACATGTTGCAGCTGATGGATTTTCATATGAGCTAGAAGCCATAGAAGAATGGCTAAAAACTGGAAGAGATACATCACCAATGACAAATTTAAGGCTCAACGACAAGCTTCTCACACCTAATCATAGTTTACGGTCTCTAATCGAAGATTTGCAAAAGAAAAGATCAATTTCTATCAGATAG